In the Setaria italica strain Yugu1 chromosome VI, Setaria_italica_v2.0, whole genome shotgun sequence genome, one interval contains:
- the LOC101779406 gene encoding probable 6-phosphogluconolactonase 3, chloroplastic produces the protein MYLSAVASTAAPAAASTSLSSVNRRRSSPAYRIPAPLPRPLPCRLLSSSAPSHSPLRPVFAMASYPAAAGEAASRKKLIIFDAEEDLAASLAKRTAELSAKFAAERGAFTVVLSGGSLVKALRKLAEPPYLEAVDWSRWHVFWVDERVVPKDHADSNYKLASDEFLSKVPIPADQVYAINDTLSAEGAAEDYETRLRQLVKDGVIGMSPVTGFPKFDLMLMGMGPDGHVASLFPGHPVVHENQKWVTFVKDSPKPPPERITFTLPVINSSAHIALVVTGAGKAGAIHKALSEQQNTSDLLPVEMVSLQDGELTWFTDKPAVSMLSSI, from the exons ATGTACCTCTCCGCCGTCGCCTCgaccgccgcccccgccgccgcgtcgacctccctctcctccgtcaATCGCCGCCGATCGTCGCCTGCGTACAGGATCCCGGCGCCACTCCCTCGACCCCTTCCCTGCAGGCTCCTGTCGTCGTCAGCACCGTCCCACTCTCCCCTCAGGCCGGTCTTCGCCATGGCCTcctaccccgccgccgccggcgaggcggcctCCAGGAAGAAACTCATCATCTTCGACGCCGAGGAGGACCTCGCGGCGTCGCTGGCCAAGCGCACGGCGGAGCTGTCGGCGAAATTTGCGGCGGAGAGGGGTGCCTTCACCGTCGTGCTCTCCGGCGGCTCCCTCGTCAAGGCCCTCAG GAAACTGGCGGAGCCACCGTACCTGGAGGCTGTGGATTGGAGCAGATGGCATGTGTTCTGGGTGGATGAGAGGGTGGTGCCCAAGGACCATGCGGACAGCAACTACAAGCTCGCCTCTGATGAGTTCCTTTCAAAG GTGCCGATTCCTGCGGACCAAGTTTATGCCATAAATGACACGCTGTCAGCCGAGGGGGCTGCAGAGGACTATGAGACTCGTTTAAGGCAACTTGTTAAGGATGGTGTGATTGGAATGTCACCGGTAACTGGGTTCCCCAAGTTTGATCTTATGCTTATGGGCATGGGGCCTGATGGCCATGTTGCTTCACTCTTCCCAGGTCACCCGGTTGTCCATGAAAACCAGAAATGGGTCACCTTTGTCAAGGATTCGCCAAAGCCACCACCAGAGAGAATAACATTCACTCTCCCTGTGATCAATTCGTCAGCACATATCGCACTTGTGGTCACCGGTGCTGGAAAAGCCGGTGCTATTCATAAAGCACTTTCAGAACAGCAAAACACATCAGATTTGCTGCCTGTCGAGATGGTTTCCCTGCAGGATGGAGAGCTCACTTGGTTCACTGACAAGCCAGCGGTGTCAATGCTATCCAGCATTTGA